A region from the Nocardioides coralli genome encodes:
- a CDS encoding helix-turn-helix domain-containing protein — protein sequence MTDAPRVPGDVLIHLRRARDHLDRHFADDFDLDLLARLAGLSRFHFLRSFAATYRLTPAAYLAERRIERAQDLLRAANLTVTEVCHAVGYSSLGSFSSTFREIVGESPSEFQRRYAAQGTPRIPGCYVFMAGLVERSTATQEKAADGGRP from the coding sequence ATGACCGACGCGCCACGCGTGCCCGGCGACGTGCTCATCCACCTGCGGCGCGCCCGTGACCACCTCGACCGCCACTTCGCCGACGACTTCGACCTCGACCTGCTGGCCAGGCTGGCCGGGCTGAGCCGTTTCCACTTCCTGCGGTCCTTCGCCGCGACCTACCGGCTCACCCCCGCCGCCTACCTCGCGGAACGGCGCATCGAGCGTGCCCAGGACCTGCTGCGTGCGGCGAACCTGACCGTCACCGAGGTGTGCCACGCCGTGGGCTACAGCAGCCTCGGGTCGTTCAGCTCGACGTTCCGGGAGATCGTCGGAGAATCCCCCAGCGAGTTCCAGCGGCGCTACGCCGCGCAGGGGACCCCGCGGATCCCCGGCTGCTACGTGTTCATGGCCGGCCTCGTCGAGCGCAGCACCGCAACGCAGGAGAAGGCGGCCGACGGGGGGCGTCCCTAG
- a CDS encoding VOC family protein — protein sequence MITNISLLSLWVKDIDESKAFYTDVLGFEVGEDLQLGPDFRWCTVVHPAQPEIQLHLSTPSNPLPDYLVEAMNRAQDEGGLPGVGMNVDDCRATYEELRAKGVEFLQPPEERPYGIEALMRDNSGNWMVLVEKRDYSPEDFEGVDLG from the coding sequence ATGATCACCAACATCTCCCTGCTGTCCCTGTGGGTGAAGGACATCGACGAGTCCAAGGCCTTCTACACCGACGTGCTCGGCTTCGAGGTCGGGGAGGATCTCCAGCTCGGCCCCGACTTCCGGTGGTGCACCGTCGTCCACCCGGCGCAGCCCGAGATCCAGCTCCACCTGTCCACACCCAGCAACCCGCTCCCCGACTACCTGGTCGAGGCCATGAACCGGGCCCAGGACGAGGGCGGGCTGCCGGGCGTCGGGATGAACGTCGACGACTGCCGGGCGACCTACGAGGAGCTCCGCGCGAAGGGGGTGGAGTTCCTGCAGCCTCCCGAGGAACGGCCCTACGGGATCGAGGCGCTGATGCGCGACAACTCCGGCAACTGGATGGTCCTGGTGGAGAAGCGCGACTACTCCCCCGAGGACTTCGAGGGCGTCGACCTCGGCTGA
- the tuf gene encoding elongation factor Tu codes for MAKAKFERTKPHVNIGTIGHIDHGKTTLTAAISKVLHDKHPDLNEESPFDSIDKAPEERQRGITISIAHIEYQTEARHYAHVDCPGHADYIKNMITGAAQMDGAILVVAATDGPMPQTREHVLLARQVGVPALVVALNKCDMVDDEELIELVEMEVRELLTEYEFPGDDVPVVKVAAFPALQGEQKWADSIGELMDAVDEYIPQPERDTDKPFLMPVEDVFTITGRGTVITGRIERGIVKVNEEVEILGIREGSQKTTVTGVEMFRKLLDEGQAGENVGLLLRGTKREDVERGMVVAKPGTTTPHTNFEASVYILSKEEGGRHTPFFNNYRPQFYFRTTDVTGVVTLPEGKEMVMPGDNTEMTVELIQPIAMDEGLRFAIREGGRTVGAGRVTKITQ; via the coding sequence GTGGCTAAGGCGAAGTTCGAGCGGACCAAGCCGCACGTCAACATCGGCACCATCGGTCACATCGACCACGGCAAGACCACGCTGACGGCTGCCATCTCGAAGGTGCTGCACGACAAGCACCCGGACCTCAACGAGGAGTCGCCGTTCGACTCGATCGACAAGGCCCCCGAGGAGCGCCAGCGCGGTATCACGATCTCGATCGCGCACATCGAGTACCAGACCGAGGCGCGTCACTACGCCCACGTCGACTGCCCGGGTCACGCCGACTACATCAAGAACATGATCACCGGCGCTGCCCAGATGGACGGTGCGATCCTGGTGGTGGCCGCGACCGACGGTCCGATGCCGCAGACGCGTGAGCACGTGCTGCTCGCCCGCCAGGTCGGCGTGCCCGCCCTGGTCGTCGCGCTGAACAAGTGCGACATGGTGGACGACGAGGAGCTCATCGAGCTCGTCGAGATGGAGGTCCGCGAGCTGCTGACCGAGTACGAGTTCCCGGGCGACGACGTCCCGGTCGTCAAGGTCGCGGCGTTCCCGGCCCTGCAGGGCGAGCAGAAGTGGGCCGACTCCATCGGCGAGCTGATGGACGCTGTCGACGAGTACATCCCCCAGCCGGAGCGCGACACCGACAAGCCGTTCCTGATGCCGGTCGAGGACGTCTTCACCATCACCGGCCGCGGCACCGTGATCACGGGCCGCATCGAGCGCGGCATCGTCAAGGTCAACGAGGAGGTCGAGATCCTCGGCATCCGCGAGGGCTCGCAGAAGACGACCGTCACCGGTGTCGAGATGTTCCGCAAGCTGCTCGACGAGGGCCAGGCCGGTGAGAACGTCGGTCTGCTGCTCCGCGGCACGAAGCGCGAGGACGTGGAGCGCGGCATGGTCGTGGCCAAGCCCGGCACCACCACTCCGCACACCAACTTCGAGGCCTCGGTCTACATCCTCTCGAAGGAGGAGGGCGGCCGTCACACGCCGTTCTTCAACAACTACCGTCCGCAGTTCTACTTCCGGACCACGGACGTGACCGGCGTCGTCACCCTGCCCGAGGGCAAGGAGATGGTCATGCCGGGTGACAACACCGAGATGACGGTGGAGCTCATCCAGCCGATCGCCATGGACGAGGGCCTGCGGTTCGCCATCCGTGAGGGTGGCCGCACCGTCGGCGCCGGCCGGGTCACCAAGATCACCCAGTGA
- the fusA gene encoding elongation factor G: MAHIDAGKTTTTERILFYTGISYKIGEVHDGAAVMDWMEQEQERGITITSAATTCWWKDHQINIIDTPGHVDFTAEVERSLRVLDGAVAVFDGVAGVEPQTMTVWRQANKYSVPRMCFVNKLDRTGADFFRCVDMMVDRLNSTPLVVQLPIGAESDFLGVIDLVGMRALTWRGETRIGEDYEIEEIPSELQAQADEYREKLLETLAEADDEIMEKYLEGEDISVEELEAAIRRATLADKVNPVLCGTAFKNKGVQPLLDAVVKYLPSPLDVEGIVGHKVDDEDTEIVRKPSDEEPFSGLAYKIASDPHLGQLIYVRVYSGKLEAGGQVLNSVTGKRERIGKVYQMHANKREEIASVGAGQIVAVMGLKGTKTGHTLCDQQNPVVLESMTFPAPVIEVAIEPKTKGDQEKLGMAIQRLSDEDPTFTVKTDEETGQTIIAGMGELHLEILVDRMKREFRVEATVGKPQVAYRETLRKRVENHSYTHKKQTGGSGQFAKVVVTLEPNVDPETGTGAGYEFANNVTGGRVPKEYIPSVDQGGQEAMEFGVLAGYPMVDVKFTLEDGAYHDVDSSELAFKIAGNQAFKEAARMAKPVLLEPMFAVEVTTPENFLGDVIGDINSRRGQVRNMEERHGDRVVDALVPLSEMFGYVGDLRSKTSGQASYSMEFDSYAEVPQSIADEIVKKVRGE, from the coding sequence ATGGCGCACATCGATGCCGGCAAGACCACCACCACCGAGCGCATCCTGTTCTACACCGGCATCTCCTACAAGATCGGTGAGGTCCACGACGGTGCCGCCGTCATGGACTGGATGGAGCAGGAGCAGGAGCGCGGCATCACCATCACCTCCGCCGCGACCACGTGCTGGTGGAAGGACCACCAGATCAACATCATCGACACCCCGGGTCACGTCGACTTCACCGCCGAGGTCGAGCGGTCCCTGCGCGTGCTCGACGGTGCGGTGGCCGTCTTCGACGGTGTCGCCGGCGTGGAGCCGCAGACGATGACCGTCTGGCGGCAGGCCAACAAGTACTCCGTGCCCCGGATGTGCTTCGTCAACAAGCTCGACCGCACCGGTGCTGACTTCTTCCGCTGCGTCGACATGATGGTCGACCGCCTCAACTCGACGCCGCTGGTCGTCCAGCTGCCGATCGGCGCGGAGAGCGACTTCCTCGGTGTCATCGACCTGGTCGGGATGCGTGCGCTGACCTGGCGCGGCGAGACCCGGATCGGCGAGGACTACGAGATCGAGGAGATCCCGTCCGAGCTGCAGGCCCAGGCCGACGAGTACCGCGAGAAGCTGCTCGAGACCCTGGCCGAGGCCGACGACGAGATCATGGAGAAGTACCTCGAGGGCGAGGACATCTCCGTCGAGGAGCTCGAGGCCGCCATCCGCCGCGCGACCCTGGCCGACAAGGTCAACCCGGTCCTGTGCGGCACGGCGTTCAAGAACAAGGGCGTGCAGCCGCTGCTCGACGCCGTCGTCAAGTACCTCCCGAGCCCGCTCGACGTCGAGGGCATCGTGGGCCACAAGGTCGACGACGAGGACACCGAGATCGTCCGGAAGCCCTCCGACGAGGAGCCCTTCTCGGGTCTCGCCTACAAGATCGCCTCCGACCCGCACCTCGGTCAGCTGATCTACGTGCGCGTCTACTCCGGCAAGCTGGAGGCCGGCGGTCAGGTGCTCAACTCCGTGACCGGCAAGCGGGAGCGGATCGGCAAGGTCTACCAGATGCACGCCAACAAGCGTGAGGAGATCGCGTCGGTCGGCGCGGGTCAGATCGTGGCCGTGATGGGCCTGAAGGGCACCAAGACCGGTCACACGCTCTGCGACCAGCAGAACCCCGTCGTCCTGGAGTCGATGACCTTCCCCGCTCCGGTGATCGAGGTCGCCATCGAGCCCAAGACCAAGGGCGACCAGGAGAAGCTGGGCATGGCGATCCAGCGGCTCTCCGACGAGGACCCGACCTTCACGGTCAAGACCGACGAGGAGACCGGCCAGACGATCATCGCCGGCATGGGCGAGCTCCACCTGGAGATCCTCGTCGACCGGATGAAGCGCGAGTTCCGGGTCGAGGCGACGGTCGGCAAGCCCCAGGTCGCCTACCGCGAGACCCTGCGCAAGCGGGTCGAGAACCACAGCTACACCCACAAGAAGCAGACCGGTGGTTCGGGTCAGTTCGCGAAGGTGGTCGTCACCCTCGAGCCGAACGTCGACCCCGAGACCGGAACCGGCGCGGGCTACGAGTTCGCCAACAACGTCACCGGTGGTCGGGTGCCGAAGGAGTACATCCCCTCGGTCGACCAGGGCGGTCAGGAGGCCATGGAGTTCGGCGTGCTCGCCGGCTACCCGATGGTCGACGTGAAGTTCACCCTCGAGGACGGCGCCTACCACGACGTCGACTCCTCCGAGCTCGCGTTCAAGATCGCCGGCAACCAGGCCTTCAAGGAGGCCGCCCGGATGGCGAAGCCGGTCCTGCTCGAGCCGATGTTCGCGGTCGAGGTCACCACGCCCGAGAACTTCCTCGGCGACGTGATCGGCGACATCAACAGCCGGCGCGGGCAGGTGCGCAACATGGAGGAGAGGCACGGCGACCGGGTGGTCGACGCCCTCGTCCCCCTGTCCGAGATGTTCGGGTACGTTGGCGACCTGAGGTCCAAGACCTCCGGTCAGGCGTCGTACTCGATGGAGTTCGACTCGTACGCCGAGGTTCCCCAGAGCATCGCCGACGAGATCGTCAAGAAGGTCCGCGGCGAGTGA